Proteins encoded in a region of the Spiribacter sp. 1M189 genome:
- a CDS encoding succinate dehydrogenase iron-sulfur subunit: MAQFILPPNSRIKQGEHYAAPSGAVNTRIFKVYRWEPDSGENPRLDTYEVDLDSCGPMVLDAIIKIKNEIDPTLTFRRSCREGICGSCAMNIDGRNTLACTKAIDEIDGDVRIYPLPSMRVVKDLVPDMTHFYAQYASIRPWIRTETPPPPDQERLQSPEDREELDGLYECILCACCQTSCPSYWWNPDRYLGPAVLLQAYRWIADSRDEDTGGRLDDLDDAFKLYRCHTIMNCASACPKGLNPAKAIAEIKRLMVARQ, translated from the coding sequence ATGGCCCAGTTCATCCTGCCCCCCAATTCCCGTATCAAGCAGGGCGAGCATTACGCCGCGCCGAGTGGTGCGGTGAATACCCGGATCTTCAAGGTCTATCGCTGGGAGCCGGACTCCGGCGAGAACCCGCGGCTGGACACCTACGAGGTGGACCTGGATAGCTGCGGGCCGATGGTTCTCGACGCCATCATCAAGATCAAGAACGAGATCGACCCGACGCTGACCTTCCGCCGCTCCTGTCGTGAGGGGATCTGTGGTTCCTGCGCGATGAACATTGACGGACGGAACACCCTGGCCTGCACCAAGGCCATCGACGAAATCGACGGCGATGTGCGGATCTACCCGTTGCCATCGATGCGGGTCGTCAAGGACCTTGTCCCGGACATGACGCACTTCTACGCCCAGTACGCCTCGATTCGGCCCTGGATCCGGACCGAGACGCCACCGCCGCCGGACCAGGAGCGCCTGCAGAGCCCCGAGGATCGCGAAGAGCTGGACGGGCTCTACGAGTGCATTCTCTGCGCCTGCTGTCAGACGTCCTGCCCGAGCTACTGGTGGAACCCGGACCGCTATCTGGGGCCGGCCGTTCTACTGCAGGCCTATCGGTGGATTGCCGATAGCCGGGACGAGGATACCGGCGGGCGCCTTGATGATCTCGATGACGCCTTCAAGCTCTATCGTTGTCACACGATCATGAATTGCGCTTCGGCGTGTCCCAAGGGGCTGAATCCCGCCAAGGCCATTGCCGAGATCAAGCGCCTCATGGTTGCTCGGCAGTGA
- a CDS encoding FAD assembly factor SdhE has protein sequence MSRLRWRCRRGTTELDRLLTRFLESPSGGYGSLDATGRAAFEQLLDCEDDHLIDWLVNGQRPREGALVDIVNRVRAVSGLPTQA, from the coding sequence ATGTCCAGGCTGCGCTGGCGTTGTCGGCGCGGCACGACAGAGCTGGACCGCCTGCTGACCCGGTTTCTCGAGTCGCCGTCCGGCGGCTATGGGTCACTCGATGCGACGGGGCGAGCGGCCTTCGAGCAGCTGCTTGATTGCGAGGATGATCACCTTATTGATTGGCTCGTCAACGGCCAGCGGCCCAGGGAGGGTGCCCTTGTCGATATCGTCAACCGAGTTCGAGCCGTCTCTGGCCTACCGACTCAGGCCTAG
- a CDS encoding protein YgfX yields the protein MRIALVLLPGLAVTGLLFSTGLPEALRLFGVLVTLVVTVFALRRHWPDCIHGLWGFRLESGRRCRLFTADGGEELVSVSDSLVLPSLVLLSLRGTGRRRALVIPSDALDAESHRRLRREARAW from the coding sequence TTGCGCATCGCGCTGGTACTCCTGCCCGGCCTTGCGGTCACCGGGCTGCTTTTCAGTACCGGTCTGCCAGAGGCGCTGCGCCTCTTTGGAGTGCTTGTCACGCTGGTGGTCACCGTCTTTGCCCTGCGCCGGCACTGGCCGGATTGCATCCACGGGCTGTGGGGTTTCAGGCTGGAATCGGGGAGGCGATGCCGCCTTTTCACTGCGGATGGCGGAGAAGAGTTGGTGAGTGTGAGCGATTCGCTGGTTCTACCGTCTCTGGTCCTTCTCTCACTGCGGGGCACCGGCCGCCGCAGAGCCCTGGTCATTCCGTCGGATGCGCTTGATGCCGAGTCGCACCGCCGTCTACGCCGTGAGGCGAGGGCATGGTGA
- the rpoE gene encoding RNA polymerase sigma factor RpoE, with amino-acid sequence MSTANADKELVERVQAGDKQAFDMLVLKYQHKLVKLISRYVHDHAEALDVSQEAFIKAYRALPRFRGDSSFYTWLYRIGINTAKNHLVSQGRRPPDNDIDAQDAERYDIESRLKDQESPEALAQRDQVQETVMSAIEDLPDDLRTAITLREFEGLTYEEIAQAMDCPIGTVRSRIFRAREAIDKRLQPLMSGTDG; translated from the coding sequence ATGAGTACCGCGAATGCGGACAAGGAGTTGGTTGAGCGTGTACAGGCCGGTGACAAGCAGGCCTTCGATATGCTGGTACTCAAGTACCAGCACAAGCTCGTCAAGCTCATTTCCCGCTACGTCCACGATCACGCCGAGGCACTCGACGTCTCCCAGGAGGCCTTCATCAAGGCCTACCGGGCTCTCCCACGATTCCGTGGTGACAGCAGTTTCTACACCTGGCTCTACCGCATCGGCATCAACACGGCGAAAAATCACCTGGTCTCCCAGGGCAGACGTCCGCCGGATAACGACATCGATGCCCAGGATGCTGAACGTTACGACATCGAATCGCGTCTCAAGGATCAGGAGTCACCGGAGGCACTGGCCCAGCGTGACCAGGTGCAGGAAACCGTGATGAGTGCCATCGAGGACCTGCCGGATGATCTGCGCACCGCGATCACGCTGCGTGAATTCGAGGGATTGACGTATGAGGAAATCGCGCAGGCAATGGACTGCCCGATCGGTACGGTTCGGTCACGGATTTTCCGTGCCCGTGAGGCAATAGATAAACGGCTCCAGCCGCTTATGTCCGGGACAGACGGGTGA
- a CDS encoding sigma-E factor negative regulatory protein: MQDDSLEQLSAFVDGELGRDESRFLRRRIEADPALRERLMYYHAIGPAARGDYVPGAEQLANRVSEALTDEPAHQAAAGDTGQNRGWRRLSPILQPVGGVALAASVALGLVVAWPMVSGPSQPSQPSMDVAVRVPAEPAAGNLSRVGGEGRVESGIVASGDTEVRRRLSPYFVNHSEHAATGRLGGTLKYARIVSHDAER, translated from the coding sequence ATGCAAGACGATTCACTGGAACAACTCTCCGCTTTCGTGGACGGTGAACTGGGGCGGGATGAGTCTCGCTTCCTGCGCCGCCGGATCGAAGCGGATCCGGCCCTCCGCGAGCGGCTCATGTACTATCACGCAATAGGCCCCGCCGCCCGTGGAGACTATGTCCCCGGAGCGGAGCAGCTGGCCAATCGGGTCAGCGAAGCGCTGACGGACGAGCCGGCCCATCAGGCCGCAGCCGGAGACACCGGCCAGAACCGTGGCTGGCGCCGACTCTCACCGATCCTCCAACCGGTGGGCGGCGTCGCGCTTGCCGCCAGCGTGGCGCTGGGCCTGGTGGTGGCATGGCCAATGGTCTCCGGACCATCCCAGCCATCCCAGCCGTCAATGGATGTTGCCGTTCGCGTGCCTGCCGAACCGGCTGCCGGCAATCTGTCCCGGGTTGGCGGCGAGGGCCGTGTCGAATCCGGCATCGTCGCATCGGGGGACACGGAGGTTCGGCGTCGTCTCAGCCCCTATTTCGTCAACCACAGTGAGCACGCGGCAACCGGACGCCTCGGCGGAACGCTGAAATACGCCCGTATTGTCAGTCATGATGCGGAACGATAG
- a CDS encoding MucB/RseB C-terminal domain-containing protein, with product MMRNDRRLGHPLGFPALAALLLALIAVSPGAFASESPESAAEWVEWANEARDSNSFIGEFVYQHGSDIGSMKIWRSADPETGIRERLVSLSGEPREILRGGDSVTCILGNSESVLIDQRQLRRPLSARIPEDVDRLRPHYELRLVGEDRVAGRAAMQVNLEPQDAFRYGYSVWLDVETGLLTRAEVLGPDDEVIEQLMMLDIEILDQIDPALLEPMLASEGEGYTQITNNLPRDEGELEAHQEWAMAEQLAGFAVQMDRMQQLPGRPHPVRHLMLSDGLATVSVYIEPESQAGNFEGGMQMGAMNAYGRTDDGYQTIVVGEVPAVTVERIARSLVPNTDSSQPGQ from the coding sequence ATGATGCGGAACGATAGACGCCTCGGACATCCCCTTGGGTTCCCGGCCCTGGCCGCGCTCCTGCTCGCCCTCATCGCCGTCTCTCCGGGCGCCTTCGCCAGCGAGTCACCCGAGTCGGCCGCCGAATGGGTCGAGTGGGCCAACGAGGCCCGCGACAGCAACAGTTTCATTGGCGAGTTCGTCTATCAGCACGGCAGTGATATTGGCAGCATGAAGATCTGGCGCTCCGCGGATCCGGAGACCGGAATCCGTGAGCGTCTCGTCTCCCTCTCGGGGGAGCCCCGCGAAATCCTCCGCGGCGGTGACTCCGTCACCTGCATTCTGGGTAACAGCGAGTCGGTGCTCATCGACCAGCGGCAGCTTCGGCGTCCCTTGAGTGCACGTATTCCGGAGGACGTCGACCGCCTGCGGCCGCATTACGAGCTGCGCCTGGTGGGCGAAGATCGTGTTGCCGGCCGTGCCGCCATGCAGGTCAACCTCGAGCCGCAGGATGCGTTTCGTTACGGCTACTCGGTCTGGCTTGATGTCGAAACCGGCCTGCTCACGCGGGCGGAGGTGCTCGGGCCCGATGACGAGGTGATCGAGCAGTTGATGATGCTGGATATCGAAATCCTCGATCAGATCGATCCGGCGCTGCTTGAGCCCATGCTGGCGAGCGAAGGGGAGGGGTATACGCAGATCACCAATAACCTCCCCCGCGATGAGGGTGAACTCGAGGCGCATCAGGAATGGGCGATGGCAGAGCAGCTCGCGGGGTTCGCGGTGCAGATGGACCGTATGCAACAGCTCCCCGGGCGTCCCCATCCCGTCCGCCATCTGATGCTCTCCGACGGGCTGGCGACGGTATCGGTGTATATCGAGCCGGAGAGCCAGGCCGGGAACTTTGAGGGCGGCATGCAGATGGGCGCGATGAACGCCTATGGAAGAACCGATGATGGCTATCAGACCATCGTTGTAGGCGAGGTGCCGGCAGTGACGGTGGAACGCATCGCCCGCTCGCTTGTCCCGAATACCGACAGCAGTCAGCCAGGACAATAG